Proteins encoded within one genomic window of Companilactobacillus zhachilii:
- the phnW gene encoding 2-aminoethylphosphonate--pyruvate transaminase: protein MVEKYLLLTPGPLTTSEEVKEAMDFDYCTWDDDYKKITQSFRHSLLDIAQVTEDEYTAVPIQGSGTYGVESVISSTISNDDKLMIAINGAYGKRISEMADIYGIDHVDLVVDEREPITLEKVTEYLDKYPDISHFAMIHCETTTGILNPIEDIIPYVKAQGITTIVDAMSSFGGVPIDVKEEKIDYLISSSNKCIQGVPGFSFVIANKQILEATKGMSRTLSLDLYDQYAEMERNNGKWRFTSPTHVVHAFYEALAELNAEGGVGARHKRYASNQKHLATGMEELGFKVLIDEKYQSPIITSFIYPTADFNFHEFYQELKQDGFVIYPGKISQVPTFRIGNIGEVYDEDITELLVAIKNIMAK, encoded by the coding sequence ATGGTAGAAAAATACTTACTTTTAACACCTGGACCCTTAACAACTAGTGAAGAAGTTAAGGAAGCAATGGATTTTGATTATTGTACTTGGGATGATGATTATAAGAAAATCACCCAATCATTTCGTCACTCACTATTAGATATTGCACAAGTAACTGAAGATGAATATACGGCTGTTCCTATTCAAGGTAGCGGAACGTATGGTGTGGAATCAGTTATTAGTTCAACGATATCTAATGATGATAAATTGATGATTGCCATTAATGGAGCTTACGGTAAGAGAATCAGTGAAATGGCCGATATCTATGGTATTGATCACGTTGACTTAGTTGTTGATGAAAGAGAACCAATAACACTTGAAAAAGTAACTGAATATTTGGACAAATATCCTGATATTTCACACTTTGCAATGATTCACTGTGAAACAACAACCGGTATCCTTAATCCAATCGAAGATATTATTCCTTATGTTAAAGCACAAGGAATCACTACAATTGTTGATGCTATGAGCAGTTTTGGTGGTGTTCCGATTGATGTCAAAGAAGAAAAAATTGATTATTTAATTAGTAGTTCTAACAAATGTATTCAAGGTGTACCTGGCTTTTCATTTGTAATTGCTAACAAGCAAATACTTGAAGCTACTAAAGGTATGTCACGTACATTGTCATTGGATCTATATGATCAATATGCTGAGATGGAACGCAATAATGGTAAGTGGAGATTTACTTCGCCAACACACGTTGTTCATGCATTTTATGAAGCATTGGCTGAATTAAATGCTGAAGGTGGTGTGGGTGCACGCCATAAACGTTATGCAAGTAATCAAAAACATTTGGCTACTGGAATGGAAGAACTTGGTTTCAAGGTATTGATCGACGAGAAGTACCAGTCACCAATTATCACTTCATTCATTTATCCAACTGCAGATTTTAATTTCCACGAGTTTTATCAAGAATTAAAACAAGATGGGTTTGTTATTTACCCAGGTAAAATTTCCCAAGTGCCAACATTTAGAATTGGTAATATTGGTGAAGTTTATGATGAAGATATTACTGAATTATTAGTAGCTATCAAAAACATTATGGCCAAATAG
- the phnX gene encoding phosphonoacetaldehyde hydrolase — MIEAVIFDWAGTTVDYGSLAPVIAFKKAFKDAGIDLSDGEIRQDMGMAKWDHIGKILELDDVKQQWEQKYSKTPDDDDRKKLYADFQEALLHYLKESTELKSGVLKTFNYLKEYGIKVATTTGYTAEMMKIVEDKAAEAGYTPEIVVTSEDVDGLGRPSPAMIQFIMKKFNIDDPKKVIKVGDTLVDIEEGQNAGVKTVGIVEGSSLMGLSQIEFDELNTEGQIAKRNEVKRKFEAVNTDFVIENIYDLVQIIEYLNESMDKKW, encoded by the coding sequence ATGATTGAAGCAGTAATTTTTGATTGGGCCGGCACCACCGTTGATTATGGTAGTTTGGCACCAGTTATCGCATTTAAAAAGGCGTTCAAAGATGCCGGTATTGATTTGAGCGACGGTGAGATCCGTCAAGATATGGGTATGGCCAAGTGGGACCATATCGGTAAAATCTTAGAACTCGATGACGTTAAACAACAATGGGAACAAAAGTATTCGAAGACACCAGATGATGATGATCGTAAAAAACTTTATGCTGATTTTCAAGAAGCATTACTTCATTATTTGAAGGAATCAACGGAGTTAAAATCTGGGGTACTGAAGACTTTTAACTATTTAAAAGAATACGGAATTAAAGTTGCGACAACTACTGGTTATACTGCAGAGATGATGAAAATTGTTGAGGACAAGGCTGCTGAAGCAGGTTATACACCAGAAATTGTTGTCACATCTGAAGATGTTGACGGATTGGGACGTCCATCCCCAGCGATGATTCAATTCATTATGAAGAAATTTAATATTGATGATCCTAAAAAAGTTATCAAAGTAGGGGATACTTTGGTTGATATTGAAGAAGGTCAAAATGCTGGTGTCAAAACCGTTGGGATAGTTGAAGGAAGCAGTTTGATGGGATTATCACAGATTGAATTTGATGAACTGAATACTGAAGGACAAATTGCTAAACGTAATGAAGTCAAACGCAAGTTTGAGGCAGTAAATACTGACTTTGTGATTGAGAATATTTATGACTTAGTTCAAATTATTGAATACTTAAATGAATCGATGGATAAAAAATGGTAG
- a CDS encoding PhnE/PtxC family ABC transporter permease produces the protein MINSEENIIQKPKTPRSPQIKLHEQSLSRTMILIVFVSLVLITGFTLTHLDTAGVKVDEAFKQLATTLNQMFLQPNAGTDGLPLLLQALASTVVLSILTTIIGAFFGFIFAVLASKNLTNAYLGAGIRVIMAVVRAIPTIIWALIFSIVCGLGSTAAILGLSFHSIAYLTKAYSESIEGIDKSTIESLKVTGAKFWVIVFQAIWPTIVASIVSWTFIRLEINFANAIAVGAAAGAGGIGYQLFVASGMSFDFHETGLIVYLVILVTFALEFIAVKIRQIYLNR, from the coding sequence GTGATAAATAGTGAAGAGAATATTATTCAAAAACCTAAGACACCACGATCTCCTCAAATTAAATTGCACGAACAGTCTCTTTCAAGAACAATGATCCTCATTGTTTTTGTCAGTTTAGTTTTGATTACTGGGTTTACTTTAACGCATCTAGATACCGCTGGTGTCAAAGTAGATGAAGCATTTAAACAATTGGCAACAACCTTGAATCAAATGTTCTTGCAACCCAATGCAGGTACTGATGGCTTACCATTATTACTTCAAGCATTGGCAAGTACAGTCGTACTTTCAATATTAACTACTATTATTGGTGCCTTTTTCGGTTTTATATTTGCCGTTTTGGCTTCAAAGAACCTAACTAACGCGTATCTGGGAGCAGGTATTCGTGTGATCATGGCTGTTGTTAGAGCAATTCCTACAATTATCTGGGCTTTGATTTTTTCGATTGTTTGTGGATTGGGTTCAACCGCTGCTATTTTAGGTTTGAGCTTTCATAGTATTGCTTACTTGACTAAAGCATATTCTGAAAGTATCGAAGGAATTGATAAATCTACAATTGAGTCATTAAAAGTTACGGGAGCCAAATTTTGGGTGATCGTATTTCAAGCCATTTGGCCAACAATCGTTGCTTCAATTGTTTCTTGGACATTCATCCGTCTAGAAATTAATTTTGCAAATGCAATTGCCGTGGGTGCAGCTGCTGGTGCTGGTGGAATTGGATATCAATTATTTGTCGCTAGTGGAATGAGTTTCGACTTTCATGAGACAGGTTTGATTGTTTACTTAGTTATTTTAGTAACATTTGCACTTGAGTTTATTGCGGTTAAGATTAGACAAATCTATTTAAACCGTTAA
- a CDS encoding PhnE/PtxC family ABC transporter permease: protein MMQSPKKYLAHKGWHQTAIIALIGGMYVFGSWVLNFDSVNGFIGVPKAFAWLGIYFKPTAHSVQYLPKIWQKLIQTVLLAISSTVVAAVVSIFVALLGSKVTGINSFVQMIVRGVASFFRNIPLVAWSMILLFSFKQSDFTGFLALLLMSIGYLIRAFMEIIEDEASETMLALKATGASYFQVIFQAVLPQILPSILSWILYMIENNVRDATLVGILTGTGIGFLFDIYYKSFRFDAAGMTVLAIIVVVIALETISNQIRRVIL, encoded by the coding sequence ATGATGCAATCACCTAAAAAGTATTTAGCACACAAAGGATGGCATCAGACAGCAATTATCGCTCTAATCGGAGGCATGTATGTTTTCGGTAGCTGGGTGTTAAATTTTGATAGTGTCAACGGATTTATTGGGGTACCAAAGGCGTTTGCATGGCTAGGAATCTATTTCAAGCCAACAGCACATTCGGTGCAATATCTTCCAAAAATTTGGCAAAAATTAATTCAAACCGTATTACTAGCAATTTCATCTACGGTTGTTGCTGCAGTTGTTTCAATCTTTGTGGCACTCTTGGGGTCAAAAGTTACGGGAATTAATAGCTTTGTTCAAATGATTGTTAGAGGGGTTGCTTCTTTCTTTAGAAACATTCCATTAGTTGCATGGTCAATGATTTTACTTTTTTCTTTCAAACAAAGTGATTTCACTGGGTTCCTGGCTTTATTGTTAATGTCTATTGGTTACTTGATCCGTGCATTCATGGAAATTATTGAAGATGAAGCTAGTGAAACCATGTTAGCTTTAAAAGCGACTGGTGCTAGTTATTTCCAAGTTATTTTTCAGGCAGTATTGCCACAAATTTTACCAAGTATTTTAAGTTGGATTCTTTATATGATTGAAAATAATGTTCGTGACGCTACCTTAGTTGGTATTTTGACGGGTACCGGAATTGGTTTTCTTTTCGATATTTATTATAAGAGTTTCCGCTTTGATGCTGCTGGTATGACCGTATTAGCGATTATCGTAGTTGTAATTGCATTAGAGACGATTTCAAATCAAATTAGGAGGGTGATCTTGTGA
- the phnC gene encoding phosphonate ABC transporter ATP-binding protein — translation MLEVKNLQKSYEKDRPALTDISFDIKPGTFVAIIGPSGAGKTTILRSLNQLIKDDDGQILLDGNDIRTANKTQLRKYRRQIGMVFQNYNLVERLTVIENVLHGRLGYKSTLAGVFGRYTQEEKEEAMSLLKKVGLENFALKRCSELSGGQKQRVGIARSLIQHPKVILCDEPIASLDPASAQNVMELLKDLTEEYNLICIANLHQINMAKKYADQIIGIRKGKLVFDENADLLSEDILRTLYDQDITKELE, via the coding sequence ATGTTAGAGGTTAAGAATTTACAAAAAAGCTACGAGAAGGATCGACCTGCATTAACAGATATTTCCTTCGACATCAAACCAGGAACATTCGTTGCCATTATTGGACCTTCTGGTGCTGGTAAAACAACTATTTTAAGAAGTTTGAATCAGTTGATCAAGGATGATGATGGTCAGATTTTATTAGACGGAAATGATATTCGTACAGCTAACAAAACACAGTTACGTAAATATCGTCGTCAAATTGGAATGGTTTTTCAAAATTATAATTTGGTTGAACGATTAACAGTAATTGAAAATGTTCTGCACGGACGTCTCGGCTATAAATCTACACTAGCGGGTGTTTTCGGACGCTATACGCAAGAAGAAAAAGAAGAAGCGATGTCACTATTAAAGAAAGTTGGTTTGGAAAACTTTGCTTTAAAGCGATGTTCTGAACTTAGTGGTGGTCAAAAGCAACGTGTGGGGATTGCTCGTTCCTTGATTCAACACCCTAAAGTAATTTTGTGTGATGAACCAATCGCTTCATTGGATCCAGCTTCTGCACAAAACGTCATGGAATTGCTAAAAGACTTAACCGAAGAATATAACCTAATCTGTATTGCTAATCTTCATCAAATCAATATGGCTAAAAAATATGCTGATCAAATTATTGGTATTCGTAAGGGAAAGTTAGTTTTCGATGAGAATGCTGATTTATTGTCAGAGGATATTTTAAGAACCTTGTATGATCAAGACATTACGAAGGAGCTTGAATGA
- a CDS encoding phosphate/phosphite/phosphonate ABC transporter substrate-binding protein has protein sequence MKKGRILTAFLGVFLLLTGVLAGCSSKSSASEKAGSADNKEITMVFYPNESAKNFTASRKALQEELHKATGKKINIQTTTDYNVAIEAIASGKAQLAFMGADGYIQAHAQNSKIEPLLLQSGPDGTTKGASYRSYLMVNKDKADQYKKDGKFNIDKIKGEKASFVSTSSTSGFAVPTDEIQKHFKLKNKDDLSEGGKFFEKVLYGSTHPGSAINLLKGDVDVAAFDDIDLTPFLKVSEGSYDKVGSTFKVKDDADAPFAQFKGKELVNISVLPVQNGPFVVNTKALSKKDTDAIAKHFTAKEFTNNKDLFSDGKGKTPTLWQKKSDKMKLLKVDDDWYKPTHELIGK, from the coding sequence ATGAAAAAAGGGCGAATTTTGACCGCTTTTCTAGGGGTATTTTTGCTACTTACAGGTGTTCTAGCTGGTTGCTCATCAAAGAGTTCAGCTTCAGAAAAAGCAGGTAGTGCAGATAATAAAGAAATTACTATGGTTTTCTATCCAAATGAATCAGCAAAGAACTTTACTGCTTCACGTAAAGCTTTGCAAGAAGAATTACACAAGGCTACAGGTAAGAAGATTAACATTCAAACAACAACTGATTACAACGTAGCTATTGAAGCTATTGCATCAGGTAAAGCACAATTGGCATTCATGGGTGCCGATGGTTATATTCAAGCACATGCACAAAACAGCAAGATTGAACCACTTCTTTTACAATCAGGTCCAGATGGTACAACAAAGGGTGCTAGTTACCGTTCATACCTAATGGTAAACAAAGATAAAGCCGATCAATACAAGAAAGACGGCAAGTTCAACATCGACAAGATCAAAGGTGAAAAAGCTTCATTCGTTTCAACAAGTTCAACATCAGGTTTCGCAGTTCCAACAGATGAAATTCAAAAGCACTTTAAGTTGAAGAACAAAGATGACCTTTCAGAAGGTGGCAAGTTCTTTGAAAAGGTTCTTTATGGAAGTACTCATCCAGGTTCAGCTATTAACTTATTGAAGGGTGACGTTGACGTTGCTGCATTTGATGATATTGATCTAACACCATTCCTAAAAGTTTCAGAAGGTAGTTATGACAAGGTTGGTTCAACATTCAAGGTTAAAGATGATGCTGATGCACCATTTGCACAATTTAAGGGTAAGGAATTAGTTAATATTTCAGTTCTACCTGTTCAAAATGGACCTTTCGTAGTTAATACAAAAGCTCTAAGCAAGAAAGATACAGACGCAATCGCAAAACACTTTACTGCAAAAGAATTTACAAACAACAAAGATCTATTCTCAGATGGTAAAGGTAAGACACCAACACTATGGCAAAAGAAGAGTGACAAGATGAAGCTTCTAAAAGTTGATGATGACTGGTACAAACCAACTCATGAACTAATTGGTAAATAA
- a CDS encoding aldo/keto reductase, with translation MATNIPYIELANGVMIPQVGLGVFRMDDDQVLDSVKWAIESGYRHIDTASFYDNEEAVGKAIKASGIDRKYLFITTKVWNNIRGYDETIAQFNNSLQKLGLDYLDLYLIHWPAAGFEENWRAMEDLYKAGKIRAIGVSNFKAHHIEQLMKTATIAPMVDQIETHPYLQETDLHEYLQEKHIVHESWSPLGAGLNKVVDNPVIKELAEKYGKSPAQIILRWHIQRGEVIIPKSTHENRIKENIDLFDYHFDLTADDMAKIATLDSDQRVGADPDDKEFLEKSTTYTNQNNAK, from the coding sequence ATGGCTACAAATATTCCTTATATCGAATTAGCAAATGGCGTAATGATTCCCCAAGTTGGTTTGGGAGTCTTCAGAATGGATGATGACCAGGTTTTAGATAGTGTCAAGTGGGCTATCGAAAGTGGTTACAGACATATTGATACCGCCAGTTTCTACGATAACGAAGAAGCTGTCGGCAAAGCTATTAAAGCATCCGGTATTGATCGTAAATATCTTTTCATCACAACTAAGGTTTGGAACAATATCCGTGGATATGATGAAACAATTGCACAGTTCAACAATTCATTACAAAAATTAGGTTTAGACTACTTGGACCTTTACTTGATTCACTGGCCTGCAGCAGGATTTGAAGAGAATTGGCGTGCCATGGAAGACCTCTACAAAGCAGGTAAAATCCGTGCCATTGGTGTATCTAACTTCAAAGCTCATCACATTGAGCAACTAATGAAGACGGCGACAATTGCTCCAATGGTTGACCAAATTGAGACTCATCCATACTTACAAGAAACCGATCTACACGAATATCTTCAAGAAAAACACATCGTTCACGAATCATGGAGTCCACTTGGTGCTGGTTTGAACAAGGTTGTGGACAACCCAGTTATTAAAGAACTCGCTGAAAAATATGGTAAGTCACCTGCTCAAATAATCTTACGTTGGCACATTCAACGTGGCGAAGTTATTATCCCTAAATCAACTCATGAAAATCGTATCAAGGAAAACATCGACTTATTCGACTATCATTTTGATTTAACTGCTGATGATATGGCTAAAATCGCTACATTAGACAGTGACCAACGTGTCGGTGCCGATCCTGATGACAAAGAATTCTTGGAAAAATCAACAACTTACACAAATCAAAATAATGCTAAATAG
- a CDS encoding aspartate kinase — protein MKVVKFGGSSVADAGQFKKVKQIINSDRKRQIVVVSAAGKSSSEPVKMTDMLLNLEQAADSEPLFQAVSDRIIKIRNDLALSIKIEKDLQIIHQQLGTCSHDYLISRGEYLTAKLMAKYLGYYFVDAKDILIFDNQGINYVQSQKRLLNVLATHSQIVVPGFYGANENGSVHLMPRGGSDISGSLLANLVDAELYENWTDVSGILMADPRIVSNSQKIDSLTYDELQELSYMGIGVFQEEAVRPVREKHIPTAILNTNQPEAGGTLVVSAHEDEKKDQIVTGIAGRKDCTVITIRKYQLNKHLEVLQKVLAVFQKFDLAINSVPSGNDGFSFLCQHAEIATHLSAIISKLKKTCGVDSVEVNQNIALVAAVSLQLSKRPAIAGKILNYLDSSLIHVRFVFQEGSDLKIVFGVNNDDYEKTIKRIYRESMEHHFKKISA, from the coding sequence ATGAAAGTCGTCAAATTTGGAGGTAGTTCGGTAGCAGATGCTGGACAATTTAAGAAGGTAAAACAAATTATAAACAGCGATAGAAAGCGACAAATAGTTGTTGTCAGTGCAGCCGGAAAAAGTTCCAGCGAGCCAGTCAAGATGACTGATATGTTGTTAAATTTAGAACAGGCTGCTGATTCTGAACCACTTTTTCAAGCTGTAAGTGACCGTATTATTAAAATAAGAAATGATTTAGCCTTATCTATTAAGATTGAAAAGGATTTACAAATTATTCATCAACAGTTAGGTACATGTTCACATGATTATTTAATTTCTCGTGGTGAATATTTAACTGCTAAATTAATGGCAAAATACCTGGGCTATTATTTTGTCGATGCAAAAGATATTTTGATATTTGATAATCAAGGCATAAATTATGTTCAGTCGCAAAAAAGGTTGTTAAATGTTCTAGCAACACATTCGCAAATAGTAGTACCGGGTTTTTATGGTGCTAATGAGAATGGTTCCGTTCATTTGATGCCTCGTGGAGGTAGCGATATTTCAGGTTCTCTTTTGGCCAATTTAGTAGATGCTGAATTGTATGAAAATTGGACAGATGTCTCAGGTATCTTAATGGCCGATCCCCGCATTGTCTCTAATTCTCAAAAGATTGATAGTTTGACTTATGATGAATTGCAAGAACTTTCTTATATGGGAATTGGTGTTTTCCAAGAAGAAGCCGTTCGACCCGTGCGAGAAAAACACATTCCGACAGCCATTTTGAATACAAATCAACCTGAAGCTGGCGGAACATTAGTTGTCAGTGCCCATGAAGATGAGAAAAAAGATCAAATCGTGACAGGGATTGCTGGACGGAAAGACTGTACCGTAATAACAATTAGAAAGTATCAGTTGAATAAACATCTGGAAGTTTTGCAAAAAGTTTTGGCAGTATTCCAGAAGTTTGATTTAGCAATTAATTCAGTGCCATCGGGTAATGATGGATTTAGTTTCTTGTGTCAGCATGCCGAGATTGCTACTCATTTATCAGCTATTATTTCTAAATTGAAAAAAACATGTGGTGTCGATTCCGTCGAAGTTAATCAAAACATTGCCCTTGTCGCAGCGGTGTCATTGCAGTTGAGCAAAAGACCGGCGATTGCTGGCAAGATTTTAAATTATCTAGATAGTAGCTTGATACATGTACGATTCGTCTTCCAAGAAGGCAGTGACTTGAAAATTGTCTTCGGTGTTAATAATGATGATTACGAAAAAACTATCAAACGAATTTATCGAGAATCAATGGAACATCATTTTAAAAAGATTTCAGCCTAG